In one Corallococcus sp. EGB genomic region, the following are encoded:
- a CDS encoding prephenate dehydrogenase/arogenate dehydrogenase family protein, which yields MPHVALVGYGRFGRALGTLLEAVGVEHRALDPVADIPEPLRARSMPELLEGAELVVVAVPVPRMRDVLRSLRPFLTPEHLVLDVGSVKVKPVEALTEVLGAQVPWVGTHPLFGPLSLAMAERPMRVVLCPNPRHPEAASRARRFYEGLGCEVIEQTPEGHDQVMARTHALTFFVAKGMVDSGAAADVPFAPASFKALSRTIETVRADAGHLFNAIQQENPFATEARGRLLAALQGIHRDLDVLPAVTPEPGAAGLAVSGLEPGVPEPREPREHIDALDRELVELLARREELVRRQRRAQAPGNEPARTEALLAVRRAWARELGLDAQEVEAVFRVVLGSGLR from the coding sequence ATGCCGCATGTCGCCCTCGTGGGGTACGGACGTTTTGGACGCGCGTTGGGAACGCTGCTGGAGGCGGTGGGCGTGGAGCACCGCGCACTGGATCCGGTGGCGGACATCCCGGAGCCGCTGCGCGCGCGTTCGATGCCGGAGCTGCTGGAGGGAGCCGAGCTGGTGGTGGTGGCGGTGCCGGTGCCACGGATGCGGGACGTGCTGCGGTCACTGCGGCCCTTCCTCACGCCGGAGCACTTGGTGCTGGACGTGGGCAGCGTGAAGGTGAAGCCCGTGGAGGCGCTGACGGAGGTGCTGGGCGCGCAGGTGCCCTGGGTGGGGACGCATCCGCTCTTTGGCCCCCTGAGCCTGGCCATGGCCGAGCGCCCCATGCGCGTCGTGCTCTGCCCCAACCCGCGGCATCCGGAGGCGGCCTCGCGCGCCCGGCGGTTCTACGAGGGGCTCGGCTGCGAGGTGATTGAGCAGACGCCGGAGGGCCATGACCAGGTGATGGCGCGCACGCACGCGCTCACGTTCTTCGTGGCCAAGGGCATGGTGGATTCGGGCGCGGCGGCGGACGTGCCCTTCGCGCCGGCGAGCTTCAAGGCGCTGTCGCGCACCATCGAGACGGTGCGCGCGGACGCGGGCCACCTCTTCAATGCCATCCAGCAGGAGAACCCCTTCGCCACGGAGGCACGCGGGCGGCTGCTCGCGGCGCTCCAGGGCATCCACCGCGACCTGGACGTGCTCCCCGCCGTGACACCGGAGCCCGGGGCCGCGGGCCTCGCCGTGTCCGGCCTGGAGCCGGGAGTCCCAGAGCCTCGCGAGCCGCGCGAGCACATCGATGCGCTCGACCGGGAGCTGGTGGAGCTGCTCGCCCGCCGGGAGGAGCTGGTCCGCCGTCAGCGCCGCGCCCAGGCCCCCGGGAATGAGCCCGCGCGCACGGAGGCGCTGCTCGCCGTGCGCCGCGCATGGGCCCGGGAGCTGGGCCTGGACGCGCAGGAGGTCGAGGCCGTCTTCCGCGTCGTGCTGGGCAGCGGCCTGCGATGA
- a CDS encoding S9 family peptidase: MGITLDRRSLIQASLGLTGGLALLRGAPAAASSRPSTAAPTAEEPRPWWELGLLADPIMESQFLHFLAAAYSAQSDIGEVLDTATRIVAGDDWSWPNEWVRTADRIRVMGDVSLSRRHSISAGNAYLRAANYYRAALIHHPEPTHPSVVATGRKAVDAYNKALSLLKIPGTPVRIPYERTTLPGYFFRAPSARGIAPLLIFQQGRDAWPEESKYVIDAALERGYHCLIVHAPGQGMAIREQGLPFRHDWEQVIKPVVDFALCIAGVDSRRIALLGWSMGGALVPRAAAFERRIKILIPNPGVLNWGDSSFEQFNTYFPEVMPLLDSDPQAFDAAMGQLMAQVFLYRWYMKDAMFKHGVSTPSALLFELRRYNNEPIVHRIRCRTLVMDGTGEAFSQGQARLLFDALECPKDYMLFTAEDTGLLHCQEGAQAVANHRMFDWLDEYL; the protein is encoded by the coding sequence ATGGGCATCACACTGGACCGTCGCTCCCTCATCCAAGCCAGCCTGGGGCTGACCGGGGGGCTCGCGCTCCTCCGGGGCGCTCCCGCCGCCGCGAGCTCAAGGCCGTCCACGGCCGCGCCCACCGCCGAGGAGCCGCGGCCCTGGTGGGAGCTGGGGCTGCTGGCGGACCCCATCATGGAGAGCCAGTTCCTGCACTTCCTGGCCGCGGCCTACAGCGCCCAGTCGGACATCGGCGAGGTGCTGGACACGGCGACCCGCATCGTCGCGGGGGATGACTGGAGCTGGCCCAACGAATGGGTCCGCACCGCCGACCGCATCCGCGTCATGGGGGACGTGAGCCTGTCACGCCGCCACTCCATCAGCGCGGGCAACGCCTACCTGCGCGCCGCCAACTACTACCGCGCCGCGCTCATCCACCACCCCGAACCCACCCATCCGAGCGTGGTGGCCACCGGGCGCAAGGCGGTGGATGCCTACAACAAGGCGCTCTCGCTGCTGAAGATTCCGGGCACGCCCGTGCGCATCCCGTACGAGCGCACCACGCTGCCGGGCTACTTCTTCCGCGCCCCGAGCGCCCGGGGCATCGCCCCGCTGCTCATCTTCCAGCAGGGCCGCGACGCGTGGCCGGAGGAGTCCAAGTACGTCATCGACGCGGCGCTCGAGCGAGGCTACCACTGCCTCATCGTGCACGCGCCCGGCCAGGGAATGGCCATCCGCGAGCAGGGGCTGCCGTTCCGCCATGACTGGGAGCAGGTCATCAAGCCGGTGGTGGACTTCGCGCTGTGCATCGCGGGCGTGGACTCGCGGCGCATCGCGCTGTTGGGCTGGAGCATGGGCGGCGCGCTGGTGCCGCGCGCGGCCGCGTTCGAGCGGCGCATCAAGATCCTCATCCCCAACCCCGGCGTCCTGAACTGGGGCGACTCCTCGTTCGAGCAGTTCAACACCTACTTCCCGGAGGTGATGCCGCTCCTGGACAGCGACCCCCAGGCCTTCGACGCGGCCATGGGCCAGCTGATGGCGCAGGTGTTCCTGTATCGCTGGTACATGAAGGACGCGATGTTCAAACACGGCGTGAGCACGCCGTCCGCGCTCCTCTTCGAGCTGCGTCGCTACAACAACGAGCCCATCGTCCACCGCATCCGCTGCCGCACGCTGGTGATGGACGGCACGGGCGAGGCCTTCTCCCAGGGGCAGGCCCGGCTCCTCTTCGACGCGCTGGAGTGCCCGAAGGACTACATGCTCTTCACCGCCGAGGACACGGGGCTCCTGCACTGCCAGGAGGGCGCGCAGGCCGTCGCCAACCACCGGATGTTCGACTGGCTGGACGAATACCTCTAG
- a CDS encoding class I SAM-dependent methyltransferase — translation MQVDFGRTSDDYARHRAGFPEAFFERLLREGIFHPGQRVLDVGAGTGTLARGLAKRGGEVTALDLSESMVESARRLSAEEGLSIDFRVAPAERTGLPSESFGLVTAGTCWHWFDRAAAAREAYRVLTPGGRLVIAHFDWLPLPGNIVQVVHTLIDTFNPSQVAPYVEFGHDAGVYPRWFQDVAMAGFTGLESFTFDSAVHYSREAWRGRVRASAKVGPVLSPDEVARFDAAHAKLLDGRFPDAPFAVPHRVFALVATR, via the coding sequence ATGCAGGTGGACTTTGGCCGCACGTCGGACGACTACGCCCGGCACCGCGCCGGCTTTCCAGAGGCCTTCTTCGAGCGGCTCCTTCGGGAAGGCATCTTCCATCCCGGGCAGCGCGTCCTCGACGTGGGGGCGGGCACGGGCACGCTCGCGCGGGGGCTGGCGAAGCGCGGGGGCGAAGTCACTGCGCTCGACCTCTCGGAGTCCATGGTGGAGTCGGCCCGGCGGCTCTCCGCCGAAGAGGGGCTGTCCATCGACTTCCGGGTGGCGCCCGCGGAGCGGACCGGCCTTCCCTCGGAGTCCTTCGGGCTCGTCACCGCGGGCACGTGCTGGCATTGGTTCGACCGCGCAGCCGCGGCCCGGGAGGCATACCGGGTGCTGACGCCGGGAGGACGGCTGGTCATCGCGCACTTCGACTGGCTGCCTTTGCCGGGAAACATCGTGCAGGTCGTCCACACCCTCATCGACACCTTCAATCCCTCTCAGGTCGCGCCCTACGTCGAATTCGGGCACGACGCCGGGGTCTATCCCCGCTGGTTCCAGGATGTCGCCATGGCGGGCTTCACCGGCCTGGAGTCCTTCACCTTCGACAGCGCCGTCCACTACTCCCGCGAGGCCTGGAGGGGGCGGGTGCGCGCCAGCGCCAAGGTGGGCCCGGTGCTCTCACCGGATGAGGTCGCCCGGTTCGACGCCGCGCACGCGAAGCTGCTCGACGGGCGCTTCCCGGACGCGCCGTTCGCCGTGCCCCACCGCGTGTTCGCCCTGGTGGCCACGCGGTGA
- a CDS encoding citrate synthase family protein, with protein MSAREAAALLGVKRATLYTYVSRGLVRCVPVQGTKENRYARADLERLKVRHDARAGHAAVAAGALRWGEPVIDSAVSRVEAQGLAYRGRHSAVELATQGRSFEDVAELLWSGVLPRREGMKWRAPRPPFPPSALESLLPRTTPPAEVLATVVSLLGARDPVRSAAPPDQELERARDLLRHLSAWVCGARTPERVGLALRERTVADSLARAWDARSPRAPALLNQALVLCADHELNVSTFAARVTASSGADLYACVGAAMAALSGPKHGGACDRVETLLAEVGRPERAKEVVAAYLHRGESVPGFGHRLYPKGDPRTPSLIQAARELRPKARTVRVASALVEVMRDAGQPAPSMEVGLVMLAEALGLPKGAASAVFAVGRSAGWVAHVLEQREQGHLLRPRARYVGPSSPPHAGTH; from the coding sequence ATGTCGGCGCGCGAGGCGGCGGCGCTGCTCGGCGTCAAGCGCGCGACGCTCTACACCTACGTGAGCCGGGGACTGGTGCGGTGCGTGCCGGTGCAGGGGACGAAGGAGAACCGCTACGCCCGCGCGGACCTGGAGCGGCTGAAGGTCCGCCACGACGCGCGAGCGGGACACGCGGCGGTGGCGGCGGGAGCGCTGCGCTGGGGCGAGCCCGTCATCGACTCCGCCGTGTCGCGCGTGGAGGCGCAAGGCCTGGCGTACCGGGGACGCCACTCCGCGGTGGAGCTGGCGACACAGGGGCGCTCCTTCGAGGACGTGGCGGAGCTCCTGTGGTCTGGCGTGCTGCCGCGGCGCGAGGGCATGAAGTGGCGCGCGCCGCGACCGCCCTTCCCGCCTTCCGCCCTGGAGTCGCTCCTCCCCAGGACCACGCCGCCCGCGGAGGTGCTGGCGACAGTGGTGTCGCTCCTGGGAGCGAGGGATCCGGTGCGCAGCGCCGCGCCACCGGACCAGGAGCTCGAGCGGGCCCGGGACCTGCTGCGGCATCTGTCCGCCTGGGTGTGCGGAGCCCGGACGCCGGAGCGCGTGGGGCTCGCCTTGCGTGAGCGCACGGTGGCGGACTCGCTGGCGCGCGCGTGGGATGCCCGTTCGCCTCGCGCACCCGCGCTGCTGAACCAGGCGCTGGTGCTCTGCGCGGACCACGAGCTGAACGTGTCGACGTTCGCCGCGCGGGTGACGGCGTCCTCTGGAGCGGACCTGTACGCGTGCGTGGGCGCGGCGATGGCGGCGCTCTCCGGGCCGAAGCATGGCGGCGCATGCGACCGCGTGGAGACGCTCCTCGCGGAGGTGGGCCGGCCAGAGCGCGCGAAGGAGGTGGTGGCCGCGTACCTCCACCGCGGCGAATCCGTGCCGGGCTTCGGCCACCGGCTGTATCCGAAGGGAGATCCCCGCACGCCCTCGCTCATCCAGGCCGCGCGCGAGCTCCGCCCGAAGGCGCGCACGGTCCGCGTGGCCTCCGCGCTGGTGGAGGTGATGCGCGACGCGGGGCAGCCCGCGCCATCCATGGAAGTGGGGCTGGTGATGCTGGCGGAGGCGCTGGGGCTGCCGAAGGGCGCCGCGTCCGCGGTGTTCGCGGTGGGGCGCTCGGCGGGCTGGGTGGCCCACGTGCTGGAGCAGCGGGAGCAGGGCCATCTGCTGCGACCCAGGGCTCGCTACGTCGGTCCCTCTTCACCGCCCCACGCCGGGACGCATTGA
- a CDS encoding PQQ-dependent sugar dehydrogenase, producing the protein MRTPLMASLLFWMLSSPARAAVPTGFVETSYSSSSLTQATGMAWAPDGSGRLFVTLKTGVVRTVAMKNGVLETQPGTSTLVTRTFATEPAVHTNSECGLIGIAFDPNYVVNRYVYFFVTVSASEQRIVRYTDANGTGIARTEVVTKLPTAGNNHDGGGLGFGPDGKLYWSIGDLGNGTGVDNDLTSLAAKVGRANLDGTPVNDNPFNDGVGPNNEYIWARGFRNPFTFTFQPVNGRLWVNSVGTGYEQVFVVNRRSHAGYDDYENNQPVTNDYITPVVKYRTNSIDTRNLTTSGAVRSGGVTTFTTTAPHGFRKGEKLTLEGVRGDASFNGEFYVASADNAPTATTFTVAQPGLPDAAGGGGSATTQALGGSLTGGTFYDATLFPPEYRGNYFFGDYNSAQLTRVTLAADDSVATVDEWGTGFASNVDLSVGPDGALYTIGVTGGVVRRVMPATSAQKLVVSGLNLRVMEGGRAAFTVRLAQAPGAPVTVRLARALGGSEDLRLVGGDTLTFTPENWSVPQVVMLEAVEDADADADIATFTMSSAGLADEAVVATTIDNNSPRLVLSTTRLAVPEGGTASFSVSLSLRPSSTVTVTVAPTQGDPDITVASESTLTFTTSNWNTPKTVTLQAAQDADNVDGVTTLTLAMPGLDARTLEAVEVDDEPLPPSITSTPVTTAVVGAAYRYDVDAAGRPQPTFSLEGTVPQGMSIDAATGLITWTPSAAGTVDVRVRAANGVSPDAEQTFTLTTKADEAPRAILIRPTRGERVSGPTAEFFGDCVDDVGCTRAEFYVDGTRVSTDARTDTRFYFGGEPGRWDTMGLAPGPHTVRFVVVDTRGATGEASATVCVGDGRCETGEPDAGTGTPDAGTGKPLPEEDSGCGCGAAPVAPLAWLALVALATRRKRSRVS; encoded by the coding sequence ATGCGTACTCCCCTCATGGCCTCACTGTTGTTCTGGATGCTGTCCTCGCCGGCCAGGGCTGCTGTCCCCACCGGCTTCGTGGAAACGAGCTATTCGTCCAGCAGCCTGACGCAGGCCACCGGCATGGCGTGGGCTCCGGATGGTTCAGGGCGGCTGTTCGTCACGCTGAAGACTGGCGTCGTGCGGACGGTGGCCATGAAGAACGGAGTGCTGGAGACGCAGCCCGGCACCTCCACGCTGGTGACGCGCACGTTCGCCACGGAGCCGGCGGTCCATACCAACAGCGAGTGTGGCCTCATCGGCATCGCGTTCGACCCGAACTACGTGGTCAACCGGTACGTCTACTTCTTCGTCACCGTCTCCGCTTCCGAGCAGCGCATCGTCCGGTACACGGACGCCAATGGCACAGGCATCGCGCGCACGGAGGTCGTCACGAAGCTGCCCACGGCGGGCAACAACCACGACGGCGGCGGGCTGGGCTTCGGTCCGGACGGCAAGCTCTATTGGTCCATTGGCGACCTGGGCAACGGCACCGGCGTGGACAATGACCTGACGTCCCTGGCGGCCAAGGTGGGCCGCGCCAACCTGGACGGCACACCCGTCAATGACAACCCGTTCAACGACGGCGTGGGGCCGAACAACGAATACATCTGGGCACGCGGCTTCCGCAATCCGTTCACCTTCACGTTCCAGCCTGTCAACGGCCGGCTGTGGGTCAACAGCGTGGGCACGGGCTACGAGCAGGTCTTCGTCGTGAACCGGCGCAGCCACGCCGGCTACGACGACTACGAGAACAACCAGCCCGTCACCAACGACTACATCACCCCGGTGGTCAAGTACCGCACCAACTCCATCGATACTCGCAACCTCACCACCTCGGGCGCGGTGAGAAGCGGGGGCGTCACCACGTTCACCACCACGGCGCCGCATGGCTTCCGCAAGGGGGAGAAGCTCACGCTCGAAGGTGTGAGGGGCGACGCGAGCTTCAACGGCGAGTTCTACGTCGCCAGCGCCGACAACGCGCCCACCGCCACCACCTTCACCGTGGCCCAGCCGGGCCTGCCGGACGCGGCCGGCGGCGGGGGCAGCGCGACGACACAGGCGCTGGGCGGCTCCCTCACCGGCGGCACCTTCTACGACGCCACCCTCTTTCCGCCGGAGTACCGCGGCAACTACTTCTTCGGCGACTACAACAGCGCCCAGCTGACGCGCGTCACGCTGGCGGCGGACGACTCGGTGGCGACGGTGGACGAGTGGGGGACGGGCTTCGCCTCCAACGTGGACCTGAGCGTGGGGCCGGACGGCGCGCTCTACACCATCGGGGTCACCGGCGGCGTGGTGCGCCGGGTGATGCCGGCGACCTCCGCCCAGAAGCTGGTCGTGAGCGGACTCAACCTGCGCGTGATGGAAGGCGGCCGCGCGGCCTTCACCGTGCGGCTGGCCCAGGCGCCTGGCGCGCCCGTGACGGTGCGACTGGCGCGGGCCCTGGGCGGCTCTGAGGACCTGCGGCTGGTGGGCGGTGACACGCTGACCTTCACGCCGGAGAACTGGAGCGTGCCCCAGGTCGTGATGCTGGAGGCGGTGGAGGACGCGGACGCGGACGCGGACATTGCCACCTTCACCATGTCCTCGGCGGGCCTGGCGGACGAGGCGGTGGTGGCCACCACCATCGACAACAACTCACCGCGGCTGGTGCTGTCCACCACCCGGCTCGCCGTGCCCGAGGGCGGCACCGCCAGCTTCTCCGTGTCCCTGTCGCTGCGGCCGTCGTCGACCGTCACCGTCACGGTGGCGCCCACGCAAGGGGACCCGGACATCACCGTGGCGTCCGAGTCCACGCTCACGTTCACGACGTCCAACTGGAACACGCCGAAGACGGTCACGCTCCAGGCCGCGCAGGACGCGGACAACGTGGACGGCGTCACGACCCTCACGCTGGCCATGCCGGGGCTGGACGCGCGCACGCTGGAGGCCGTGGAGGTGGATGACGAACCGCTCCCTCCCTCCATCACCTCCACGCCCGTCACCACCGCCGTGGTGGGCGCCGCCTACCGCTACGACGTGGATGCGGCGGGCCGTCCGCAGCCCACCTTCTCGCTGGAGGGCACGGTTCCGCAGGGGATGAGCATCGACGCGGCCACCGGCCTCATCACCTGGACGCCCTCTGCGGCGGGCACCGTGGACGTGCGCGTGCGGGCGGCCAACGGCGTGTCGCCGGACGCGGAGCAGACCTTCACCCTCACCACGAAGGCGGATGAAGCGCCCAGGGCCATCCTCATCCGACCCACCCGGGGCGAGCGCGTGTCCGGCCCCACGGCGGAGTTCTTCGGCGACTGCGTGGACGACGTGGGCTGCACCCGCGCCGAGTTCTACGTCGACGGCACACGGGTCTCCACGGACGCCCGCACGGACACCCGCTTCTACTTCGGGGGCGAGCCGGGCCGCTGGGACACCATGGGCCTGGCGCCGGGCCCGCACACCGTGCGCTTCGTGGTGGTGGACACGCGAGGCGCCACCGGAGAGGCCTCGGCGACGGTCTGTGTCGGGGATGGACGCTGCGAGACGGGTGAGCCGGATGCCGGCACGGGCACCCCGGACGCGGGCACGGGCAAGCCCCTGCCCGAGGAGGACTCCGGCTGCGGCTGCGGCGCGGCCCCCGTGGCTCCGCTCGCGTGGCTGGCGCTCGTCGCGCTGGCCACCCGCCGCAAGCGGTCGCGCGTGAGCTGA
- a CDS encoding ABC transporter permease, which translates to MAPLLQDLSLALRRLRRDPLFTLVAVATLALGLGANVAIFSVVHAVLLRPLPMRDDARLVRLFSVGRQGPGPTSPPDLLDLREQTRAFEGLVGVAPARVTLGADGAEPSPMKVQTAIVTADFFQVLGPRAQLGRALQPGDDAPGAPQVAVLSHALWQRRFGGSPDVLGRAVNLGGPLPWTVVGVMEPGFDFPSHAELWTPMVRDESMTKPEARGAHWLEVYGRLGPGVSLARARADASAVARSLAARYPATNAGMGASVESLRDVLLGQVRPSLWLLLGAVGLVLLMACANLMHLLLARAASREGETSIRLALGASRGRIARELLVESALLSALGGVTGLLAALWALDALAAFGPQDIPRIDEVSLDGAVLAFTAGLSVFTTLLFGLVPAWQTSRVELARVLRTVGEGAGGAAHHHRTRAALIVAETALAVLLLVSAGLLLRSFVHLRRVDPGFQPEGVLTVKLDLPPYRYAIGSAAPAAFYDGLLERLRALPGVSTAGAVNALPLEGKRWTLAVRDPRRPVAPGTEAWQASIRIVTPGALEALRVPVLRGRGLLPEDRGAGGRAVLINAEAARRFWPGEDPLGRGLETDMDLGNGAFGGRVVGVVENLAAEGLAAPAAPEVYVPYEQARSTEMTLVLRTSGEPLGLAQAVRAEVRGLDANLAVGSVRTLSSVVDGTVAPLRFYLLLASLFAGVALVLAAVGLYGVVAYAVVQRTRELGIRMALGARAEQLLGMVLSQYLRLTAVGLVLGLGLAWGASRALSHLLNGVGPTDPLTYGLVVTVLGAVAFLAALLPARRAAHVPPAVVLRAE; encoded by the coding sequence ATGGCTCCCCTCCTCCAGGACCTCTCGCTGGCGCTGCGGCGGCTGCGGCGCGATCCGCTCTTCACCCTCGTGGCGGTGGCCACGCTGGCGCTGGGCCTTGGCGCCAACGTCGCCATCTTCAGCGTGGTGCATGCGGTGCTGCTGCGGCCGTTGCCCATGCGCGATGACGCGCGGCTCGTGCGGCTGTTCAGCGTGGGCCGGCAGGGGCCGGGGCCGACCTCGCCGCCAGACCTGCTGGACCTGCGCGAGCAGACGCGGGCCTTCGAGGGGCTCGTCGGCGTGGCGCCCGCGAGGGTGACGCTCGGGGCGGATGGCGCCGAGCCCTCGCCCATGAAGGTGCAGACCGCGATCGTGACGGCGGACTTCTTCCAGGTGCTGGGGCCCCGCGCGCAGTTGGGCCGGGCGCTCCAGCCCGGGGATGACGCGCCGGGAGCCCCCCAGGTGGCGGTGTTGTCACATGCGCTGTGGCAGCGCCGCTTTGGCGGCAGCCCCGACGTGCTGGGCCGCGCGGTGAACCTCGGCGGCCCGCTGCCGTGGACGGTAGTGGGGGTGATGGAGCCGGGCTTCGACTTCCCCTCGCATGCGGAGCTGTGGACGCCCATGGTCCGGGACGAGTCCATGACGAAGCCGGAGGCGCGAGGCGCGCACTGGCTGGAGGTGTATGGGCGGCTGGGGCCCGGGGTGAGCCTCGCGCGGGCGCGGGCTGACGCGTCGGCGGTGGCGCGGAGCCTGGCGGCGAGGTACCCGGCGACGAACGCGGGCATGGGCGCGAGCGTGGAGTCCCTTCGCGACGTGCTGCTGGGCCAGGTGCGTCCCTCGTTGTGGCTGTTGCTGGGCGCGGTGGGGCTGGTGCTGCTCATGGCGTGCGCCAACCTCATGCATCTCCTGCTGGCGCGGGCCGCGTCGCGCGAGGGCGAGACGTCCATACGGCTCGCGCTGGGTGCCAGCCGTGGGCGCATCGCGCGGGAGCTGCTGGTGGAGAGCGCGCTCCTGTCGGCGCTGGGAGGTGTCACCGGACTGCTCGCGGCGCTGTGGGCGCTGGATGCGCTGGCGGCGTTCGGGCCCCAGGACATTCCGCGCATCGACGAGGTGTCACTCGACGGCGCGGTGCTGGCGTTCACGGCGGGCCTGTCTGTCTTCACCACGCTCCTCTTCGGCCTGGTGCCGGCGTGGCAGACGTCGCGGGTGGAGCTGGCGCGCGTGCTGCGGACCGTGGGCGAGGGCGCGGGCGGAGCCGCGCACCATCATCGCACCCGCGCGGCGCTCATCGTGGCGGAGACAGCGCTGGCGGTGTTGCTGCTGGTGAGCGCGGGCCTGCTCTTGCGCAGCTTCGTGCACTTGCGGCGGGTGGACCCGGGCTTCCAGCCGGAGGGCGTGCTGACCGTGAAGCTCGACCTGCCGCCCTACCGGTATGCCATCGGGAGCGCGGCGCCGGCAGCCTTCTATGACGGACTGCTCGAACGGCTGCGGGCCCTGCCGGGGGTGAGCACCGCGGGCGCGGTGAATGCCCTGCCGCTGGAGGGGAAGCGGTGGACGCTCGCGGTGCGCGACCCTCGGCGGCCGGTGGCGCCGGGCACGGAGGCCTGGCAGGCCAGCATCCGCATCGTCACGCCGGGGGCGTTGGAGGCGCTGCGAGTGCCCGTGCTTCGTGGCCGGGGGCTGCTTCCGGAGGACCGGGGCGCGGGTGGGCGCGCGGTGTTGATCAACGCTGAGGCGGCGCGCCGCTTCTGGCCAGGAGAGGACCCGCTGGGCCGCGGCCTGGAAACGGACATGGACCTGGGCAACGGCGCCTTCGGAGGCCGCGTGGTGGGCGTGGTGGAGAACCTGGCCGCGGAGGGGTTGGCCGCGCCCGCCGCGCCGGAGGTGTACGTGCCCTATGAGCAGGCGCGGAGCACGGAGATGACGCTGGTGCTCCGCACTTCGGGGGAGCCGCTCGGGCTGGCGCAGGCGGTGCGAGCGGAGGTGCGGGGATTGGACGCGAACCTGGCGGTGGGCAGCGTGCGGACGCTGTCGTCGGTGGTGGATGGAACGGTGGCGCCGCTGCGTTTCTACCTCCTGCTGGCGAGCCTCTTCGCGGGGGTGGCGCTGGTGCTGGCGGCGGTGGGGCTCTACGGAGTGGTGGCCTACGCGGTGGTGCAGCGCACCCGCGAGCTGGGCATCCGCATGGCATTGGGCGCGCGCGCGGAGCAGTTGCTGGGCATGGTGTTGAGCCAGTACTTGAGGCTCACGGCGGTGGGGCTGGTGTTGGGGTTGGGGCTCGCATGGGGAGCCAGCCGTGCGCTGTCCCACCTGCTGAACGGAGTGGGGCCCACGGATCCGCTCACGTATGGTTTGGTGGTGACGGTGCTCGGCGCCGTGGCGTTCCTCGCGGCACTGCTGCCCGCGCGAAGGGCCGCGCACGTGCCCCCCGCGGTCGTGCTCCGGGCGGAGTGA
- a CDS encoding GNAT family N-acetyltransferase: MISIRRLEQATPEEQQALAELLIDSVDGGASVGFLPPLSPEAAAGYWRGVLAALGPGLVLWVAEVDGRIDGTVQLAPSLRPNGLHRAEVQKLLVHSRARGQGLASRLLQEVEQYARSAGRTLLVLDTLAGSKAEAVYRHCQWQRAGEIPDWARHTDGELHPTVLFFKRLAP, translated from the coding sequence ATGATTTCCATCCGGAGACTCGAACAGGCGACCCCCGAGGAGCAGCAGGCGCTGGCCGAGCTGCTCATCGACTCCGTGGACGGAGGCGCGTCGGTGGGGTTCCTGCCGCCGCTCTCACCGGAGGCAGCGGCGGGGTACTGGCGGGGCGTGCTCGCGGCGCTGGGCCCGGGGCTGGTGCTCTGGGTCGCGGAGGTGGACGGGCGCATCGACGGCACCGTGCAGCTCGCGCCGTCCCTGCGTCCCAACGGGCTGCACCGCGCGGAGGTGCAGAAGCTGCTCGTGCATTCGCGAGCCCGGGGACAGGGGCTCGCGTCGCGGCTGCTCCAGGAGGTCGAGCAGTACGCCCGGAGCGCGGGGCGCACCCTGCTGGTGCTCGACACGCTGGCGGGCTCGAAGGCGGAGGCGGTCTACCGGCATTGCCAGTGGCAGCGCGCGGGAGAGATTCCCGATTGGGCGCGGCACACGGACGGCGAGCTGCACCCCACGGTCCTCTTCTTCAAGCGGCTCGCTCCGTAG